From a single Candidatus Binatia bacterium genomic region:
- a CDS encoding SDR family oxidoreductase, with translation MDDRSLRIDPVIDETSEFDFDLTAPIQGARPLLEASTPMGRFGNTDDIAYAAVCIASEEAKFVMGQTLSPNGGFVMSQ, from the coding sequence ATGGATGACAGGAGCCTACGGATCGATCCGGTCATTGATGAAACGAGCGAATTCGATTTCGATCTCACCGCGCCGATCCAGGGTGCCCGTCCGCTTCTCGAGGCGTCGACGCCGATGGGCCGCTTCGGGAATACGGACGACATCGCCTACGCGGCCGTCTGTATCGCGAGCGAGGAGGCAAAATTCGTCATGGGGCAGACCCTGTCTCCGAATGGCGGCTTCGTGATGAGTCAGTAG
- a CDS encoding DUF3604 domain-containing protein, with the protein MPRSTWDAIKAGLPLRSDLPATLQEHAWSSPIHYAPRS; encoded by the coding sequence TTGCCCAGGTCCACCTGGGACGCCATCAAGGCAGGCCTGCCGCTGCGCTCGGATCTGCCCGCCACGCTACAGGAGCACGCCTGGTCCTCGCCGATCCACTACGCCCCGCGGAGCTGA
- a CDS encoding vanadium-dependent haloperoxidase codes for MKKNSLTPYSKCFAVALALFCVLLRANPAAATATVARQWNELLLEAIRNDFARPTVHARNLFHTSVAMWDAWAAYDGKAHTYLHYEDATAVDVAAARDEAISYAAYRILSHRFAHSPGASVSLAAFDAKMAELGYDTAVVDEMGATPAALGNRIAAAVLAFGAADGSNEENGYSNVFYEAVNPYLFPGFAGNPYLADPNRWQPLSLDFFVDQAGNVFPLGSPPFLSPEWGSVTPFALRPTDLTIYQRDGDPYWVYHDPGPPPQFLGTGDAEYKAGFEQVLEWSHLLDPADGTLLDIGPGARGNNTLGTNDGAGHPSNPSTGSAYAPNIALAGDYYRVLAEFWADGPDSETPPGQWFVLANYVSDHPALVKKFGGEGDVLHPLQWDVTLYLALGGAMHDAAVSAWGAKGWYDYIRPISAIRMLADLGQRTDPGQLSYHPDGIELVAGRVEVVTAASTAPGQRHAHLGAENIGKIAARAWRGPDYISDPETTTAGVGWILVEDWWPYQRPTFVTPPFAAYVSGHSTFSRAGAQVLTAFTGDAFFPSGFGEFIAPADEFLVFEDGPSVDVTLQWATYFDAADECSLSRIYGGIHPRADDIPGRLAGDQIGQDAFEQVRLLHAASYEQIEGAIEIRRAKIFTKTPGSGRIDIRGTLFTGISSPDDALNIFTGLRVNVSDGLMVDESYEFSPDKCNARANGGIVCLSEDRATKVTFKPERDGGERAFKIAMKKRTLPATVAGPIELLLRDAVAERTGTAATCVNKVTKVICRE; via the coding sequence ATGAAGAAAAATTCTCTCACCCCATACTCGAAGTGCTTTGCGGTCGCGCTTGCACTTTTTTGCGTGCTGCTGCGAGCAAACCCTGCAGCCGCCACCGCAACGGTCGCGCGCCAGTGGAACGAGCTCCTCCTCGAGGCGATCCGCAACGACTTCGCCCGACCTACAGTGCACGCGCGGAATCTGTTCCACACGTCCGTCGCAATGTGGGATGCCTGGGCAGCCTATGACGGAAAGGCTCACACCTACCTCCACTACGAGGACGCAACGGCCGTCGATGTGGCCGCAGCGCGTGACGAAGCGATCAGCTACGCCGCGTACCGCATCCTTTCGCACCGTTTTGCGCATTCCCCCGGAGCCTCGGTGTCTCTGGCAGCGTTCGACGCGAAGATGGCTGAACTCGGATACGACACGGCGGTCGTAGACGAGATGGGGGCCACGCCGGCTGCCCTGGGAAACCGCATCGCCGCAGCCGTACTTGCCTTCGGTGCAGCCGACGGATCGAACGAAGAAAACGGATATTCCAACGTCTTCTATGAGGCCGTCAATCCGTACCTCTTCCCGGGGTTTGCGGGGAATCCGTACCTTGCGGACCCAAACCGCTGGCAACCTCTCTCTCTCGACTTCTTCGTCGACCAGGCCGGTAATGTCTTCCCCCTGGGCAGTCCTCCCTTCCTGAGCCCCGAGTGGGGTAGCGTCACCCCATTTGCACTGCGTCCGACGGACTTGACGATCTATCAGCGCGACGGAGACCCCTACTGGGTCTACCATGATCCGGGACCACCACCGCAGTTCCTCGGCACCGGCGATGCAGAATATAAAGCCGGATTCGAACAGGTCCTCGAGTGGAGTCATCTGCTCGACCCGGCCGACGGCACCCTGCTCGACATTGGACCCGGCGCCCGCGGCAACAACACCCTGGGGACCAACGACGGGGCCGGACACCCCTCGAATCCATCGACGGGATCCGCCTACGCACCCAATATCGCCCTCGCCGGCGACTACTACCGCGTACTCGCGGAGTTCTGGGCCGATGGTCCGGACTCGGAAACGCCGCCCGGCCAATGGTTCGTTCTGGCGAACTACGTGTCCGACCACCCCGCTCTGGTCAAGAAATTCGGCGGCGAGGGAGACGTTCTCCACCCGCTCCAATGGGATGTGACTCTGTACTTGGCGCTGGGCGGCGCCATGCACGACGCCGCGGTCTCCGCCTGGGGGGCCAAGGGATGGTACGATTACATCCGCCCGATTTCGGCGATTCGAATGCTCGCGGACCTCGGGCAGCGCACCGACCCGGGCCAACTATCGTATCATCCCGACGGTATCGAGTTGGTTGCGGGACGCGTCGAAGTCGTGACGGCGGCCAGCACCGCGCCGGGCCAGCGCCATGCGCATCTCGGCGCGGAGAACATCGGAAAAATCGCGGCGAGAGCCTGGCGCGGGCCAGACTACATCTCCGACCCTGAGACGACGACGGCCGGGGTCGGCTGGATCCTCGTCGAAGACTGGTGGCCCTACCAACGACCGACCTTCGTAACCCCGCCCTTCGCCGCATATGTCTCGGGCCATAGTACGTTCAGCCGGGCCGGAGCGCAGGTGCTCACCGCCTTCACCGGTGACGCATTCTTCCCAAGCGGCTTCGGCGAGTTCATCGCACCCGCCGATGAGTTCCTCGTTTTCGAAGACGGGCCCAGCGTCGACGTAACCCTGCAATGGGCCACCTATTTCGACGCCGCGGACGAGTGCAGTCTTTCGAGAATCTACGGCGGCATCCACCCACGTGCCGACGACATTCCTGGCCGTCTCGCGGGCGACCAAATTGGTCAGGACGCCTTCGAACAGGTCCGCCTCCTCCACGCGGCTTCGTACGAGCAGATCGAGGGAGCCATCGAGATCCGGCGCGCCAAAATCTTCACCAAGACACCGGGCTCCGGCCGAATCGACATCCGCGGGACGCTCTTTACCGGCATCAGCAGCCCCGACGACGCTCTCAATATTTTCACCGGGCTTCGCGTGAACGTGTCGGATGGACTCATGGTCGATGAGTCCTATGAATTCTCACCCGACAAGTGCAACGCTCGAGCAAACGGCGGAATCGTTTGCCTCTCGGAGGATCGCGCGACGAAGGTCACCTTCAAACCCGAACGCGACGGCGGCGAGCGCGCCTTCAAGATCGCAATGAAGAAAAGGACGCTGCCGGCCACAGTCGCCGGGCCCATCGAGCTCCTCCTGCGCGACGCCGTCGCGGAGCGAACCGGCACCGCTGCAACCTGCGTCAACAAGGTCACCAAAGTCATTTGCCGAGAGTAG